GGCcccggtcctggtcccggtccctGCTGCGGTGGACCGAGCCGAGCCCGCCACacctcccccacctcctcctcctccgcccgGGGGTTTCTCCTGCGCGTTGCCCATAGCTGCACTCCCTCCGCAGTGCGCTCAGGCTCGTGAACCCTCCCTCCTGTCCGCCTCCTCTTTCGTCggtcagagctgctgctgcatctgtcCGCTCGCCTGGATGGATGAGGGGATCTCTGCTGGACACACCCCCTGGTGTGACGTCATATGCGACGTTACGATGTGGGCGGTGCCACTgcgctgctgctgcagagcatCATTCAGAGCAGGAGCAGACATTGTATTTCTTAATGGCTGAATTATGTTTTTCAGAGACTTTATGTTCAGATATGGAGACGAcacaacattaaataaataaataatacctAATATTTAGTTGACTGACTGAACAAGTCTGGCTCCATCATCTACAAATCTCCCCCTTAAACGCTTTCTTTGATCGCTTTAAAAATTGGGCAATGTGTTGGTTATAGCTCACAGCACAGCAAGTTATTATAACACTATTTCCTACATATTTTTACTACGTTTCCTtgaattaaaatgcaaattttcccatcttttaattgttttgtatGAGTTCTGTTTGAGGAGATATAGCAGAGCACTTATGTGTAAAGTGTGTGTCTGATAATGTGATTATGACAGAGATGTATGCAACATTTGCAAGCAAAATAAAGCTACCTACAGGGATGATAAAGTGCACATCATCATTTGTTAACTAGAACATCTCTACCTGCATACTGATCGACACAGGACAGGACCAGCTGAGTGTGAACAACCTAAAATGTTTGGAAGTGAAATCACTGGATCGAGAACAGGAAGAaaagtgtacaaaaaaataagaagcatctctgagaaaaaaaatgagaaactcTGAAAGCTGAAGCCTCattgtctgtttatttacatGGTCAAACgctacaaaaaatatttaaaaaacacatccgaagacaaaaatctgcagctctcctcctcttcatcgtgCATCAAAAACAACCACTGGGATCAAAATGTCAAGGCAATGAACGGACAGGACAATAACAAACTTATTCAAATTGagccaaaaacaacaatcacaTAAGACAAATCTTtctctcaaacaaacaaacacacatgaagaAAAAGGATACATCTCTTTGTTCTCTTCTTGTACATGATTCTGTAGCCACACTCTCTGCATCTGATCGGGTCACGGGCcttaatttcattttctgtgtgaCATTCTGTAAGACAGGATAGAAACATCATTCTACGTTCTCAGAGAAGAGctgtattatattatatttacaaaGATCTATAATCTATAAGCATTGGACTCTAATGATAAATTTaacacaatttacaaaaaatagtagtagtagtagtatcaTACTTTCACTGCGGCAGCATTTTGTTGTAGCTCATTTTTAGAGgactttttttgttactttcaatCTTTTAATCtaagtttttgatttattagttgttttacTGCACCAGACACTTCTATTAAAATGAGATTATATTAAAATCACACACTAGTAAATCCTCCAGCCTACATATTGCAtctctgcaaataaaaaggtaatGATCGTTTTCCAACCTCTCATTTTAAACTACAAATGTTGAACACTTTTGACATCAGAATCCTTCACTTTTTTGTCAAAGTGGAATACATTATTTCTAATCTACTAGATATTTCTGCTTATTAGTTTGTAACTAATACTCAAATCCCAAACTACTTAACCAGACATTGACAGATTTTCGCAgaattttgtgaaataaaaatgatcatgtattccttgttttcattttctttgtataggagaattaaaaatacttttgccaagatatttattttaacaaatacttAATGCAATCATTTACATTAGAcgtgtttgtattttaaatagaCATATTATTTTGTGTCATAAGCCTTAAAGGCATTCTACAATACATCCAACTAAGTAAATGTATGTTATGTTCATGtatattcttattattataaTGTCAATAGTAAACTGTACTAGTTGTGATTGTTGACTATATATTGTTGTCGTTAGCATTTTGTATACCTCCACAAATGTAGATCATAGGTTGCTGCTTGGGCGGCTGTAGATCTTTCTGTGTATCCATTTTATCctttaaaacagagaagaaactgGTAAGACTATCAAATAAACTTCGACTTTA
The DNA window shown above is from Kryptolebias marmoratus isolate JLee-2015 linkage group LG5, ASM164957v2, whole genome shotgun sequence and carries:
- the polr2k gene encoding DNA-directed RNA polymerases I, II, and III subunit RPABC4, which gives rise to MDTQKDLQPPKQQPMIYICGECHTENEIKARDPIRCRECGYRIMYKKRTKRLVVFDAR